From a single Streptomyces misionensis genomic region:
- a CDS encoding GntR family transcriptional regulator has translation MKQGVQGSAGARNGARVPAQLRPARAERPAREPDAGAPGAVPGDLTRGDRPVAGPSAAAERPSVRRSSVRGQILEALRTALVTGELRPGEVYSAPVLGERFGVSATPVREAMQQLALEGAVEVVPNRGFRVVERGARELAELAEVRELIEVPVMLRLARTVPAERWAALRPLAEESVRAAASGCPAAYAESDRAFHRAMLGLSGNEELVRIAEDLHRRAQWPLVGGAVRHARADLAADAAEHVTLLDALVAGDLDVVPGLVTEHFAGVS, from the coding sequence GTGAAGCAGGGCGTGCAGGGCTCCGCCGGGGCGCGGAACGGCGCGCGGGTGCCGGCGCAACTGCGCCCGGCGCGCGCCGAGCGCCCCGCACGCGAGCCGGACGCCGGCGCACCGGGGGCCGTACCGGGTGATCTCACGCGCGGTGACCGGCCGGTCGCCGGTCCGTCGGCCGCGGCCGAGCGCCCTTCGGTGCGGCGGTCCTCGGTGCGCGGACAGATCCTGGAGGCGCTGCGCACGGCGCTGGTGACCGGCGAGCTGAGGCCGGGCGAGGTGTACTCGGCGCCGGTGCTCGGGGAACGCTTCGGGGTCTCGGCCACGCCCGTGCGGGAGGCCATGCAGCAGCTCGCCCTGGAGGGCGCCGTCGAGGTGGTGCCCAACCGCGGGTTCCGGGTGGTGGAGCGCGGGGCGCGCGAGCTGGCCGAGCTGGCGGAGGTGCGGGAGCTGATCGAGGTCCCGGTGATGCTGCGGCTGGCCCGGACGGTGCCGGCGGAGCGCTGGGCGGCGCTGCGGCCGCTGGCGGAGGAATCGGTGCGGGCGGCGGCCTCGGGCTGTCCGGCCGCGTACGCGGAGTCCGACCGTGCCTTCCACCGGGCGATGCTGGGGCTGTCCGGCAACGAGGAACTGGTCCGGATCGCGGAGGACCTGCACCGGCGGGCGCAGTGGCCCCTCGTCGGCGGCGCCGTCCGCCACGCCCGCGCGGACCTGGCCGCGGACGCGGCCGAGCACGTGACCCTGCTGGACGCGCTGGTCGCCGGGGACCTCGACGTGGTGCCGGGGCTGGTGACCGAGCACTTCGCGGGCGTGAGCTGA
- a CDS encoding DUF2231 domain-containing protein, translated as MTLVNGLPAHVLLVHVVVVLIPLTALALMAAALWPRAARRLGVLLPVLAFVGLVSVPLTTNAGEWLERHVDSDPLVRRHTELGDGLLPWALGLFVLAAFVWWAGRRTAGAERGGRWSALPVRVVVGVLSVVVAVGAVVDVYRIGDSGAKAAWHDGFSKTAHEERGADGS; from the coding sequence ATGACACTCGTCAACGGCCTGCCGGCCCATGTCCTGCTCGTGCACGTCGTCGTGGTCCTGATACCCCTGACGGCCCTCGCCCTGATGGCCGCGGCGCTGTGGCCGCGGGCCGCGCGGCGGCTGGGCGTGCTGCTGCCCGTGCTGGCCTTCGTCGGGCTCGTCAGCGTGCCGCTGACCACCAACGCGGGCGAGTGGCTGGAGCGGCACGTCGACTCCGACCCGCTGGTGCGCCGGCACACCGAACTGGGCGACGGGCTGCTGCCGTGGGCCCTCGGCCTCTTCGTCCTCGCGGCGTTCGTGTGGTGGGCGGGGCGTCGCACGGCGGGCGCCGAGCGCGGCGGGCGCTGGTCCGCGCTTCCGGTGCGGGTCGTGGTGGGCGTGCTGTCCGTGGTCGTCGCGGTGGGCGCGGTGGTGGACGTGTACCGGATCGGAGACTCCGGGGCGAAGGCGGCGTGGCACGACGGCTTCTCGAAGACGGCGCACGAGGAGCGCGGTGCCGACGGGTCCTGA
- a CDS encoding PucR family transcriptional regulator, with protein MRLRALLDTDALGLLLLGGEDELDRSVRGVMTTDLRDPSRYLSGGELVLTGLAWRRDAADSEPFVRILVQAGVAALASGTAELGGVPEDLVAACAKHRLPLFAVDESVSFATVTEHVVRQVSGERAGDLAAVVDRHRRMMTSGPAGGGPDVVLDLLGSDLDMRAWVLSPTGRLIAGSKVAGPALPAETCARLAAEHLAATRSGRRGPHRVPLGGTTYSLFPVRSSGRAPQAARDVRETVLSDWLLAVEADAGDWPEQRMDLLQGVTQLIAVERDRREAARTVRRRLAQEVLELVQTGAAPAEIAARLRVAAPVLLPGLGAAPHWQVVVARVEWEGEEIEGGPVAQSLLEEVLVDPLATGPEPSDRIAVAHTGDEAVALVPLPAVPAVAADHEGAETGLLADALLRAVREPLAAGLDDDGRLTLGVSAAVHSAEGLRGALEEARHARRVAAARPGRVCAAGHQELASHVLLLPFVPDDVRRAFTARLLDPLKDYDRRHRAELIPTLEAFLDCDGSWTRCATRLHLHVNTLRYRVGRIEQLTGRDLSRLEDKLDFFLALRMS; from the coding sequence ATGCGGCTGCGCGCACTGCTGGACACCGACGCGCTGGGCCTGCTGCTGCTCGGCGGCGAGGACGAGCTGGACCGCTCGGTGCGCGGTGTGATGACGACCGACCTGCGCGACCCCAGCCGCTACCTCTCCGGCGGTGAGCTGGTGCTGACCGGGCTGGCCTGGCGCCGGGACGCGGCGGATTCCGAGCCTTTCGTGCGCATCCTGGTGCAGGCCGGGGTGGCGGCCCTCGCGTCCGGCACCGCCGAGCTGGGCGGGGTGCCGGAGGACCTGGTGGCGGCCTGCGCCAAGCACCGGCTGCCGCTGTTCGCGGTGGACGAGTCGGTCTCCTTCGCCACGGTCACCGAGCATGTCGTGCGCCAGGTCTCCGGCGAGCGCGCCGGGGACCTGGCCGCCGTCGTGGACCGGCACCGCCGGATGATGACCTCGGGCCCCGCGGGCGGCGGCCCGGACGTGGTGCTCGACCTGCTCGGCTCGGACCTGGACATGCGCGCCTGGGTGCTCTCCCCCACCGGCCGGCTGATCGCCGGTTCCAAGGTGGCGGGCCCGGCCCTGCCCGCCGAGACCTGTGCCCGGCTGGCCGCCGAGCACCTGGCCGCCACCCGCAGCGGCAGGCGCGGCCCGCACCGGGTGCCGCTGGGCGGCACGACGTACTCGCTCTTCCCGGTCCGCTCCTCGGGGCGCGCCCCGCAGGCCGCGCGCGACGTGCGCGAGACGGTGCTCTCGGACTGGCTGCTGGCCGTGGAGGCGGACGCGGGCGACTGGCCCGAGCAGCGCATGGACCTGCTCCAGGGCGTCACCCAGCTGATAGCCGTCGAGCGCGACCGCCGGGAGGCGGCCCGCACGGTACGGCGCCGGCTCGCCCAGGAGGTCCTGGAACTGGTGCAGACGGGCGCCGCGCCTGCCGAGATCGCCGCCAGGCTGCGGGTGGCCGCGCCGGTGCTGCTGCCCGGACTCGGGGCGGCCCCGCACTGGCAGGTCGTGGTGGCCCGGGTGGAGTGGGAGGGCGAGGAGATCGAGGGCGGTCCGGTGGCCCAGTCCCTGCTGGAGGAGGTGCTGGTCGACCCGCTGGCGACCGGCCCCGAGCCGTCCGACCGGATCGCCGTGGCGCACACCGGCGACGAGGCGGTCGCCCTGGTGCCGCTGCCCGCCGTGCCCGCCGTCGCGGCCGACCACGAGGGCGCGGAGACCGGTCTGCTCGCCGACGCCCTGCTGCGGGCGGTGCGCGAGCCGCTGGCGGCGGGCCTGGACGACGACGGGCGGCTCACCCTCGGCGTCAGCGCGGCCGTGCACTCGGCGGAGGGCCTGCGCGGCGCCCTGGAGGAGGCCCGGCACGCCCGCCGGGTGGCGGCGGCCCGCCCAGGCCGGGTCTGCGCGGCCGGCCACCAGGAACTGGCCAGCCACGTCCTGCTGCTCCCCTTCGTCCCGGACGACGTGCGCCGCGCCTTCACGGCCCGGCTGCTGGACCCGCTGAAGGACTACGACCGCCGGCACCGGGCGGAGCTGATCCCGACCCTGGAGGCGTTCCTGGACTGCGACGGCTCCTGGACGCGCTGCGCCACCCGGCTCCACCTGCACGTCAACACGCTGCGCTACCGGGTCGGCCGGATCGAGCAGTTGACGGGACGCGATCTGTCCCGCCTGGAGGACAAGCTCGACTTCTTCCTGGCACTGCGGATGAGCTGA
- a CDS encoding FAD binding domain-containing protein: MDFLRPASWEEALAAKAEHPTAVPIAGGTDVMVEINFDHRRPEYLLDLNRVGELQEWEAGEDTVRLGASVPYTAIMEQLRAELPGLALAAHTVASPQIRNRGGVGGNLGTASPAGDAHPALLAAGAEVEVASAARGTRMIPIDAFYTGVKRNALQPDELIRAVHIAKADGPQQYSKVGTRNAMVIAVCAFGLALHPATRTVRTGIGSAAPTPVRATAAEEFLNAALEEGGFWDNGKVVTPSAVKRFADLCAAACNPIDDVRGTASYRRHAIGVLARRTLTWTWESYRGARRTTEGAA; encoded by the coding sequence ATGGACTTCCTTCGCCCCGCCAGCTGGGAGGAGGCGCTCGCCGCGAAGGCCGAGCATCCCACCGCTGTGCCGATTGCGGGTGGCACCGATGTGATGGTCGAGATCAACTTCGACCACCGCAGGCCCGAGTACCTGCTCGACCTCAACCGAGTCGGCGAACTCCAGGAATGGGAGGCCGGCGAGGACACCGTACGGCTGGGCGCCTCCGTGCCGTACACCGCGATCATGGAGCAGCTCCGTGCCGAGCTGCCGGGCCTCGCGCTCGCCGCGCACACGGTCGCCTCCCCGCAGATCCGCAACCGCGGCGGCGTCGGCGGCAACCTCGGCACGGCCTCGCCCGCCGGCGACGCCCACCCCGCGCTCCTCGCGGCCGGCGCCGAGGTCGAGGTGGCGTCGGCCGCGCGCGGCACCCGCATGATCCCGATCGACGCCTTCTACACCGGCGTCAAGCGCAACGCGCTCCAGCCCGACGAGCTGATCCGCGCCGTGCACATCGCGAAGGCCGACGGACCGCAGCAGTACTCCAAGGTCGGCACCCGCAACGCCATGGTCATCGCCGTGTGCGCCTTCGGACTCGCCCTGCACCCGGCCACCCGCACCGTGCGCACCGGCATCGGCTCCGCCGCGCCCACGCCGGTGCGCGCCACGGCCGCGGAGGAGTTCCTCAACGCGGCCCTGGAGGAAGGCGGCTTCTGGGACAACGGGAAGGTCGTCACCCCGTCGGCCGTCAAGCGGTTCGCCGACCTGTGCGCGGCCGCCTGCAACCCGATCGACGACGTCCGCGGCACCGCGAGCTACCGCCGCCACGCGATCGGCGTGCTGGCCCGCCGGACGCTGACCTGGACCTGGGAGTCTTACCGCGGCGCCCGCCGCACCACCGAGGGAGCTGCGTGA
- a CDS encoding (2Fe-2S)-binding protein, with translation MRVNFTVNGRPQQADDVWEGESLLYVLRERLGLPGSKNACEQGECGSCTVRLDGVPVCSCLVAAGQAEGRDVVTVEGLADFARQRAQGEGEGTSLDAAKGWQAAGGTDSQTGEGAELAPIQQAFIDAGAVQCGFCTPGLLVASDELLERNPNPSDADIREALSGNLCRCTGYEKIMDAVRLAAARQSEGV, from the coding sequence ATGCGCGTCAACTTCACCGTCAACGGACGCCCGCAGCAGGCCGACGACGTCTGGGAGGGCGAGTCCCTGCTCTACGTGCTGCGCGAGCGGCTCGGCCTGCCCGGTTCCAAGAACGCCTGCGAGCAGGGCGAGTGCGGCTCCTGCACGGTCCGGCTCGACGGCGTGCCGGTCTGCTCCTGTCTGGTCGCGGCCGGGCAGGCCGAGGGCCGGGACGTGGTGACCGTCGAGGGGCTGGCCGACTTCGCCAGGCAGCGCGCCCAGGGCGAGGGCGAGGGCACCTCCCTGGACGCGGCCAAGGGCTGGCAGGCCGCGGGCGGCACCGACTCGCAGACCGGCGAGGGCGCCGAACTCGCCCCGATCCAGCAGGCGTTCATCGACGCGGGCGCCGTCCAGTGCGGGTTCTGCACCCCGGGCCTGCTCGTCGCCTCCGACGAACTGCTGGAGCGCAACCCGAACCCGTCCGACGCCGACATCCGCGAGGCGCTGTCGGGCAACCTGTGCCGCTGCACGGGCTACGAGAAGATCATGGACGCGGTCCGCCTCGCGGCCGCCCGCCAGTCCGAGGGGGTCTGA
- a CDS encoding xanthine dehydrogenase family protein molybdopterin-binding subunit — MPANGAPTKITQGSRTKGGIGESTLRPDGTLKVTGEFAYSSDMWHEDMLWGQILRSTVAHAEIVSIDTSEALALPGVYAVMTYDDLPTEVKHYGLEIQDTPVLAHGKVRHHGEPVAIVAADHPETARRAAAKIKVEYRELPVITDEKTALAPDAVLVHEHRDDHHIGHVPHPNIVHRQPIVRGDAAAAAARADVIVRGEYTFGMQDQAFLGPESGLAVPEEDGGVHLYIATQWLHSDLRQIAPVLGLPEKKVRMTLAGVGGAFGGREDLSMQIHACLLALRTGKPVKIVYNRFESFFGHVHRHPAKLYYEHGATRDGKLTHVKCRIVLDGGAYASASPAVVGNASSLGVGPYVVDDVDIEAIALYTNNPPCGAMRGFGAVQACFAYEAQMDKLAHRLGLDPVEFRQRNAMEQGTLMPTGQPVDSPAPVAELLRRVKAMPLPPERQWESSEGADVRQLPGGLSNTTHGEGVVRGIGYAVGIKNVGFSEGFDDYSTAKVRMEVIAGEPVATVHTAMAEVGQGGVTVHAQIARSELGVSRVTIHPADTQVGSAGSTSASRQTYVTGGAVKNACELVRERVLEIGRRKFGSYHPAWATAELLLEGGKVVTDGGEALADLVDVLEGEAVEVEEEWRHRPTEAFDLRTGQGNGHVQYSFAAHRAVVEVDTELGLVKVVELACAQDVGKALNPLSVTGQIQGGTTQGLGVAVMEEIIVDPKTAKVRNPSFTDYLIPTILDTPTIPVDVLELADEHAPYGLRGIGEAPTLSSTPAVLAAIRDATGLELNRTPVRPEHLTGTA, encoded by the coding sequence ATGCCCGCCAACGGCGCACCCACGAAGATCACGCAGGGCTCCCGCACCAAGGGCGGCATCGGCGAGTCGACCCTCCGGCCGGACGGCACCCTCAAGGTCACCGGCGAGTTCGCCTACTCGTCCGACATGTGGCACGAGGACATGCTCTGGGGCCAGATCCTGCGCTCCACCGTCGCGCACGCCGAGATCGTCTCCATCGACACCTCCGAGGCCCTGGCCCTGCCCGGCGTGTACGCCGTGATGACGTACGACGACCTGCCCACCGAGGTGAAGCACTACGGCCTGGAGATCCAGGACACCCCGGTGCTCGCCCACGGCAAGGTGCGCCACCACGGCGAGCCGGTCGCCATCGTCGCCGCCGACCACCCGGAGACCGCCCGCCGCGCCGCCGCGAAGATCAAGGTGGAGTACCGCGAACTCCCGGTGATCACCGACGAGAAGACGGCCCTCGCGCCGGACGCGGTGCTCGTCCACGAACACCGCGACGACCACCACATCGGGCACGTCCCGCACCCGAACATCGTGCACCGCCAGCCGATCGTCCGGGGCGACGCGGCCGCGGCCGCCGCCCGCGCCGACGTGATCGTCCGGGGCGAGTACACCTTCGGCATGCAGGACCAGGCCTTCCTCGGCCCCGAGTCCGGCCTCGCCGTCCCCGAGGAGGACGGCGGCGTCCACCTCTACATCGCCACCCAGTGGCTCCACTCCGACCTGCGCCAGATCGCGCCCGTGCTCGGCCTGCCCGAGAAGAAGGTGCGGATGACCCTGGCGGGCGTCGGCGGCGCGTTCGGCGGCCGCGAGGACCTGTCCATGCAGATCCACGCCTGTCTGCTCGCGCTGCGCACCGGCAAGCCCGTGAAGATCGTCTACAACCGGTTCGAGTCCTTCTTCGGGCACGTCCACCGCCACCCGGCCAAGCTGTACTACGAGCACGGGGCCACCCGTGACGGCAAGCTGACCCACGTCAAGTGCCGGATCGTGCTGGACGGCGGCGCCTACGCCTCCGCCTCCCCGGCGGTCGTCGGCAACGCCTCCTCGCTCGGCGTCGGACCGTACGTCGTGGACGACGTCGACATCGAGGCCATCGCCCTCTACACCAACAACCCGCCGTGCGGCGCCATGCGCGGCTTCGGCGCGGTCCAGGCGTGCTTCGCCTACGAGGCGCAGATGGACAAGCTGGCGCACCGACTGGGCCTGGACCCCGTGGAGTTCCGGCAGCGCAACGCCATGGAGCAGGGCACCCTCATGCCCACCGGACAGCCCGTCGACTCCCCGGCCCCGGTCGCCGAACTGCTGCGCCGCGTCAAGGCGATGCCGCTGCCGCCCGAGCGCCAGTGGGAGTCCAGCGAGGGCGCCGACGTACGGCAGCTGCCCGGCGGCCTGTCCAACACCACGCACGGCGAGGGCGTCGTCCGCGGCATCGGCTACGCCGTCGGCATCAAGAACGTCGGTTTCTCCGAGGGGTTCGACGACTACTCCACCGCGAAGGTGCGCATGGAGGTGATCGCGGGCGAGCCGGTGGCCACCGTGCACACCGCGATGGCGGAGGTCGGCCAGGGCGGGGTCACCGTGCACGCCCAGATCGCCCGCAGCGAACTCGGCGTCTCCCGGGTGACCATCCACCCCGCCGACACCCAGGTGGGCTCGGCGGGCTCCACCTCCGCCTCCCGTCAGACGTACGTCACCGGCGGCGCCGTCAAGAACGCCTGCGAACTCGTCCGCGAGCGGGTGCTGGAGATCGGCCGGCGCAAGTTCGGCTCCTACCATCCGGCCTGGGCCACCGCGGAGTTGCTGCTGGAGGGCGGCAAGGTCGTCACCGACGGCGGCGAGGCGCTCGCCGACCTGGTCGACGTCCTGGAGGGCGAGGCCGTGGAGGTCGAGGAGGAGTGGCGGCACCGGCCGACCGAGGCGTTCGACCTGCGCACCGGGCAGGGCAACGGACACGTCCAGTACTCCTTCGCCGCGCACCGCGCCGTGGTCGAGGTGGACACCGAGCTGGGCCTCGTCAAGGTCGTCGAACTGGCCTGCGCCCAGGACGTCGGCAAGGCGCTCAACCCGCTGTCCGTCACCGGCCAGATCCAGGGCGGCACCACGCAGGGCCTGGGCGTCGCGGTGATGGAGGAGATCATCGTGGACCCGAAGACCGCGAAGGTGCGCAACCCCTCCTTCACGGACTATCTGATCCCGACCATCCTCGACACCCCGACCATCCCGGTCGACGTCCTCGAACTCGCCGACGAGCACGCCCCGTACGGCCTGCGCGGCATCGGCGAGGCCCCGACGCTGTCCTCGACCCCGGCCGTGCTGGCGGCGATCCGCGACGCCACGGGCCTGGAACTGAACCGCACGCCGGTGCGCCCGGAACACCTGACGGGCACCGCGTAA
- a CDS encoding NCS2 family permease has protein sequence MTHPSVEPRTTAEDAGDGSRVPAGRSWLDRYFHISRRGSTVAREVRGGITTFMAMAYILLLNPLILSGKDVHGDTLGQKALITATAFAAALTTLLMGFVGKVPLALAAGLSVSGVLSAQVVPHMTWPQAMGMCVLYGAVIMLLVVTGLREMIMNAIPLALKHGITMGIGLFIALIGFYKSGFVHQGKGTPLGLGPAGQLTGWPVLLFAGTLLLIFMLQARGIPGAILIGIVAGTVVAAVLNGLGVIDPRQWAGGAPELHGGAVSMPDFSLFGHVGFGGWGQVGGMTIAVIVFTLVLAGFFDAMATIIGVGTEARLADAQGRMPGLSKALFIDGAGGAIGGVTGGSGQTVFIESATGVGEGARTGLASVVTGLFFAACLFFTPVTAIVPQEVASAALVVIGAMMLMNARHVDWGDRATAIPVFLTVVLMPFTYTITTGVAAGVVSWTAIKAAQGRFREVGAFMWGLTAVFLVYFALHPVEGWLGVH, from the coding sequence ATGACCCACCCATCAGTGGAGCCCAGGACCACCGCCGAGGACGCCGGAGACGGCAGCCGCGTCCCGGCCGGCCGGTCCTGGCTCGACCGGTACTTCCACATATCCCGCAGAGGATCCACGGTCGCGCGCGAGGTGCGCGGCGGCATCACCACCTTCATGGCGATGGCCTACATCCTCCTGCTCAACCCCCTGATCCTGTCCGGCAAGGACGTGCACGGGGACACCCTCGGCCAGAAGGCCCTGATCACCGCGACCGCCTTCGCCGCGGCCCTCACCACCCTGCTGATGGGCTTCGTCGGCAAGGTGCCGCTCGCCCTCGCCGCCGGCCTGTCGGTCTCCGGCGTGCTGTCCGCGCAGGTGGTCCCCCACATGACCTGGCCGCAGGCGATGGGCATGTGCGTGCTGTACGGCGCCGTCATCATGCTGCTGGTCGTCACCGGCCTGCGCGAGATGATCATGAACGCGATCCCGCTCGCGCTCAAGCACGGCATCACCATGGGCATCGGCCTGTTCATCGCCCTGATCGGCTTCTACAAGTCCGGCTTCGTGCACCAGGGCAAGGGCACCCCGCTCGGCCTGGGACCCGCGGGCCAGCTCACCGGCTGGCCGGTGCTGCTCTTCGCCGGCACCCTGCTGCTGATCTTCATGCTCCAGGCCCGGGGCATCCCCGGCGCCATCCTCATCGGCATCGTCGCCGGCACCGTCGTCGCCGCCGTCCTCAACGGCCTCGGCGTCATCGACCCCCGCCAGTGGGCGGGCGGCGCGCCCGAACTGCACGGCGGCGCGGTCTCCATGCCGGACTTCTCGCTCTTCGGCCACGTCGGCTTCGGCGGCTGGGGCCAGGTCGGCGGAATGACCATCGCGGTGATCGTCTTCACCCTGGTCCTGGCCGGCTTCTTCGACGCGATGGCCACCATCATCGGGGTCGGCACCGAGGCCCGGCTCGCCGACGCCCAGGGCCGGATGCCCGGCCTGTCCAAGGCGCTGTTCATCGACGGCGCGGGCGGGGCGATCGGCGGGGTGACCGGCGGCTCCGGGCAGACCGTCTTCATCGAGTCGGCGACCGGCGTCGGCGAGGGCGCGCGCACCGGCCTGGCCTCCGTGGTCACCGGCCTGTTCTTCGCCGCGTGCCTCTTCTTCACCCCGGTCACCGCGATCGTCCCGCAGGAGGTCGCCTCCGCCGCCCTGGTCGTCATCGGCGCGATGATGCTGATGAACGCCCGGCACGTGGACTGGGGCGACCGTGCCACCGCCATCCCGGTCTTCCTGACCGTCGTCCTGATGCCGTTCACGTACACCATCACCACCGGTGTCGCCGCGGGTGTCGTCTCCTGGACGGCCATCAAGGCGGCCCAGGGCCGCTTCCGCGAGGTCGGCGCCTTCATGTGGGGCCTGACGGCCGTCTTCCTGGTCTACTTCGCGCTCCATCCCGTCGAGGGCTGGCTCGGAGTCCACTAG
- a CDS encoding XdhC family protein, with protein sequence MLDIAEELNRWTAQGRDFAVATVVAVGGSAPRQPGAALAVDADGTAIGSVSGGCVEGAVYELCRQALLDGETVLERFGYSDEDAFAVGLTCGGVLDILVTPVRADDPARPVAAAALAAAARGEAAALARITRGPAGLSGRALLVRPDGSSYGGFGAHPELDRTVAAEARALLDAGRTGALEIGARGSRCGAPVTVLVESSVPPPRMIVFGAIDFAAALVRAGKFLGYHVTVCDARPVFATRARFPEADEIVVEWPHTYLERTGTDGRTVLCVLTHDAKFDIPLLRVALRLPVAYVGAMGSRRTHLDRARRLREAGVTEPELARLRSPIGLDLGARTPEETALSIAAQIVAERRGGSGRALTGGHTPIHHDAGEARIGSVA encoded by the coding sequence ATGCTGGACATCGCCGAGGAGCTGAACCGGTGGACCGCGCAGGGCCGTGACTTCGCCGTCGCCACCGTGGTGGCCGTCGGCGGCAGCGCGCCCCGGCAGCCCGGCGCCGCCCTCGCGGTGGACGCCGACGGCACGGCCATCGGCTCGGTCTCCGGCGGTTGTGTGGAGGGCGCGGTCTACGAGCTGTGCCGGCAGGCCCTCCTGGACGGCGAGACCGTCCTCGAACGCTTCGGCTACAGCGACGAGGACGCCTTCGCGGTCGGCCTGACCTGCGGCGGCGTCCTCGACATCCTGGTCACCCCGGTCCGGGCGGACGACCCCGCCCGGCCGGTGGCCGCGGCCGCGCTGGCCGCCGCCGCACGCGGCGAGGCGGCGGCGCTCGCCCGGATCACCCGGGGGCCGGCCGGGCTTTCGGGCCGGGCCCTGCTGGTGCGCCCCGACGGCTCCTCGTACGGCGGCTTCGGCGCCCACCCCGAACTGGACCGCACCGTCGCCGCCGAGGCCCGCGCCCTCCTGGACGCCGGGCGCACCGGCGCCCTGGAGATCGGTGCCCGCGGCTCGCGCTGCGGCGCGCCGGTCACCGTGCTGGTCGAGTCCTCCGTGCCCCCGCCCCGGATGATCGTCTTCGGCGCGATCGACTTCGCCGCCGCCCTCGTGCGCGCCGGGAAGTTCCTCGGCTACCACGTCACGGTGTGCGACGCCCGACCGGTCTTCGCCACCCGCGCCCGCTTCCCGGAGGCCGACGAGATCGTGGTCGAGTGGCCCCACACGTATCTGGAGCGCACCGGGACCGACGGCCGTACCGTGCTGTGCGTCCTCACCCACGACGCCAAGTTCGACATCCCGCTGCTGCGGGTGGCGCTGCGGCTGCCGGTCGCCTACGTCGGCGCGATGGGCTCCCGGCGCACCCATCTCGACCGCGCCCGGCGGCTGCGCGAGGCGGGCGTCACCGAGCCGGAACTGGCCCGGCTGCGCTCCCCGATCGGCCTCGACCTCGGTGCCCGCACGCCGGAGGAGACGGCCCTGTCGATCGCCGCGCAGATCGTCGCCGAACGGCGCGGCGGCAGCGGCCGCGCGCTGACCGGCGGGCACACCCCGATCCACCACGACGCGGGGGAGGCGCGGATCGGCTCGGTGGCGTGA
- a CDS encoding LysE family translocator yields MVSTDRLSAFAALSLLLIVIPGPSVLFVIGRALAHGRRTALTSVAGNTLGAYVLVAAVALGIGPVVERSVPLFTALKLAGAAYLVHLGVRTWRRRGSLRAAFECTERPGRGGGLRTLGEGFAVGVANPKTMVFFAAVLPQFVDRAQGRVPLQMLLLGLVFNVIALVSDSAWGLLASAARGWFARSPRRLSAVGGIGGLTLIGLGVTVAATGRDS; encoded by the coding sequence ATGGTCTCCACCGACCGGCTGTCCGCCTTCGCGGCGCTGTCCCTCCTGCTGATCGTGATACCCGGCCCGAGCGTGCTCTTCGTCATCGGGCGGGCGCTGGCGCACGGCCGCCGCACCGCGCTGACCTCCGTGGCCGGCAACACCCTCGGGGCCTACGTCCTCGTCGCCGCCGTGGCCCTCGGCATCGGTCCGGTGGTGGAGCGCTCCGTGCCGCTCTTCACCGCGCTCAAGCTCGCGGGCGCCGCCTACCTCGTCCACCTCGGGGTGCGGACGTGGCGCCGGCGCGGCTCGCTGCGAGCCGCGTTCGAGTGCACGGAGCGCCCCGGGCGGGGCGGGGGCCTGCGCACCCTCGGGGAGGGATTCGCGGTCGGCGTGGCCAACCCCAAGACCATGGTGTTCTTCGCCGCCGTACTGCCCCAGTTCGTGGATCGCGCCCAGGGGCGGGTGCCGCTCCAGATGCTGCTGCTCGGCCTGGTCTTCAACGTCATCGCGCTGGTCTCGGACAGCGCCTGGGGGCTGCTCGCCTCGGCCGCCCGCGGCTGGTTCGCCCGCTCGCCCCGGCGGCTGTCCGCGGTCGGCGGCATCGGCGGCCTGACCTTGATCGGGCTGGGCGTGACGGTGGCGGCGACGGGCCGCGACAGTTGA
- a CDS encoding SRPBCC family protein, giving the protein MPTFTLTRAVPLSPDEAWRRLTEWPRHAGAVPLTRIRVLTPGPTRVGTRFTARSGVAPLTLDDTMEVTVWRPPLGEEGGLCRLEKRGRVILGWAEIEVRPRPGGGSRVRWREELRVRSLPRALDGIVRSTSRMVFARALDRLLKRP; this is encoded by the coding sequence GTGCCGACCTTCACCCTCACCCGTGCCGTCCCGCTCTCCCCGGACGAGGCATGGCGCCGGCTCACCGAGTGGCCCCGCCACGCCGGTGCGGTGCCGCTGACCCGGATCAGGGTGCTCACCCCCGGGCCGACCCGGGTCGGCACCCGCTTCACCGCCCGCTCGGGTGTCGCGCCGCTGACGCTGGACGACACCATGGAGGTGACCGTCTGGCGCCCGCCCCTGGGCGAGGAGGGCGGGCTGTGCCGGCTGGAGAAGCGGGGTCGGGTGATCCTCGGCTGGGCGGAGATCGAGGTGCGGCCGCGTCCCGGGGGCGGCAGCCGGGTGCGGTGGCGGGAGGAGCTGCGGGTGCGTTCGCTGCCCCGCGCCCTCGACGGCATCGTCAGGAGCACGTCCCGCATGGTGTTCGCACGCGCGCTGGACCGGCTGCTCAAGCGACCCTGA